The Microcella flavibacter DNA segment CGCGCCGCCCACGGGCCGGCCGCGAGCATCCACGACCGCGCCCCCGTCATGCTGCCGCGCGAGACCTGGGACGACTGGCTCGACCCGACCATCGAGGGCGACGAGGCCCTCGTCGAGATGATCGTCAACGAGAGCGACGCCGTGCTCGAGCGGCTCGAGCTGCACGCGGTGGCGCCGCTGCGGGGCGATGGGCCGGAGCTGATCCAGCCGGTCGGCTAGCAGTCGCGCGGCCTCGGCGGACGCGTGGCGGCGTCGGTCGCCGACGCGGTCAGCAGGCGCCCCAGAGGCCGAGACCCGCGGCACGGGCATCCGCCTCGGCCTGCTGCAGGGCGGGCCAGATCTGGTCGTTGGGCTCGAACAGCACCGCGCGGCCGGCGCCCTGCTCGACGAGCGCGAGGTTGATGACGTGCCCGTCGGCGGTGCGCAGGTACATGAGCTCGCGGCCGTACTGGTCCTGCGGGTCGAGGTCGTAGGCGTAGCCGACGGTGCTGCCGACGGGTGCGAGAGCGGTGAGGGCCGCGGTGGCCTCCGCGCCGAAGCACTCGACGGGGTCGCGCACCTCGGGGGTGTCGACGCCGATGAGGCGCACGCGCAGCTCGACCCCGTCGACGTCGAGGCGCAGGGTGTCGCCGTCGGTGATCGAGACGACCGTGCCGGTGCCGCCCGCGGTGACCTCGCCGCCGCCGTCGCCCGGGCCGTCCGTCGCCCGGCCGCGCTCCGCGGTCGTGGCGTCGCCGATCGTCACCCCGGCGCAGCCCTGCAGGCCGGAGAGCAGCGCGAGGGCGCCGCCGAGGAGGACGAGGGGGAGGGAGGCGCGCACTCTGGGACTGTACCGGGGGTCGGGTGCGTCGACGGCGCCCCGGTCTAGGCTGACCGCGTCGGAGCGGACCGCGTCGGAAGGATGCCCGTGGCAGAGGATCGTTCGGGGGCGCTCGACCCCCGGTTCCCCGAGGTGTTCCAGCGCGCGGGGGCGTCGACGCCCGCACTGCGCGCGCCCGGCGTGCCGCCGATGCCCAGTAGCGGGACGGGCCGCGGCGACGCCGCCGACCGTCGTGATCGCAGCGCGCGCCCGGTGCTCGACGCGGGCGTGGCGAGCCCCGGCGCCGGCGTGGTGGCCGACCGGGCGGAGTCGCGGGCGGGCGAATCCGGCCGCCCCGAGCGGGTCTACGAGATCGTCGCCGCGGGCAACCCGTGGCTGCGCGGCATGTGGGTGCTCGGATCGCTCGTGGTCGCCGCCGGCATCGCGTTCCAGTGGATCGCGCAGTCGATGTTCTCGACGCCGCCGCCCGAGGGGCAGGTCGATTACGTCATCCCGCAGGTGCTGTTCTCGCTCTCCGCCCCGCTCATGACGGCCGGCGCGATCGCGCTCGTCGCCGCCGCCTCGCTGCGGATGGCGGCGTGGCGCCCGCGCAGCCGCCGCGAGGTCGACGCGGACTGAGCGCTCGGCCCTTCCGGGTGCGCGATGCGCGCCGCGCGATATCGCCGATCCGGGATGCTCAGCGCTGGCAGCTCGGGCAGTACCAGGTCATCCGCTCGGTGAGCGCGGTGTCGCCGAGGGTGCCCTGCCGCACCGGAGTGCCGCAGCGGCGGCACGGCTGCCGCTCCCGGTGCGCGACCCAGAGCCGGCGCCCTCGGCGCGTGTCGCCGGTGGTCGTGCGCTCGACGCGGTCGCGGTTGGCGCGGATGAGCCTGACGGCGAGGTCGACCGCGGCAGCGGCATCCACCTCGCCCACCGGGGTCTCGGGCAGCACCCCGCGCAGGAACAGCGTCTCGTTGCGGTAGTCGTTGCCGAGCCCGGCGATGATGCGCTGGTCGAGCAGGGCGAGCCCGATGGGGCGCGCCGGGTCGGCGGTGAGGCGGGCGAGGGCCAGGGTGCGGTCCCAGTCGGGGCCGAGCGGGTCGGGGCCGAGGTAGCCGACCATGTCGTCCTCCTGCGCGGTGGGCGCGATCTCGAGCTCGCCGAGCGCGAAGCCGACCGCCTGCCAGCCCTGCTCGTCGCCGGGCGCCGCTCCGACCTCGAGCACCATGCGCGCCTCGAAGGCGGGGCGCCGCCAGCGGGCGCCGGGCCGGTAGACGTGCCAGGAGCCCTCCATCTTGAGGTGCGAGTGCACGGTCGTCGTGCCGATGCGCATGAGCAGGTGCTTGCCGCGCGCGACGACGTCGTGCACGGGCTCGCCGCTGAGGTCGACGGTCGCGTACTGCGGCACGCGCACGTCGCAGCGCACGACGGTGCGGCCGGCGAGCGCCTCGTGCAGGCGCCGCGCGGCCCGGTGGACGGTGTCACCCTCGGGCACGGGCATCCCCCTCGCGCATCATCGGGCGCTCACACCCGCAGCCGCAGGCCCTGCGGGGTGGCAACGAAGCCGGCGGCGGCGAGCGCCTCGGCGAAGGGCGTGCCGAAGGCGCTCTCGCCGTTCACGCGCTCGACGCGCAGGCTGCGCAGCCGTGCGCGCACGACGGCGGCGAGCTCGACGGCGGCGGCCTCGAGCACTGCGGCGTCGTCGCTGAAGGTCAGCACGGTCTTGCCGCCGCGCTCGAGGTACGCGGCGAGGTGGCCGTCGACGAGCAGCACGAGCGAGCCGGCCTTGCGCCCGGGTCGGTGGGCCGTCGCGCTGCGCGGGGCGCGCGGGGCCGTGGTCGTCGCGATGCTCGTCGCGGTGCGGGCGGGGGATGCCCCGGCCGGGCCCGCGACCGCGCTCGACCCCGCGACCGCGCTCGACCCCGCGGCGGGGCCGTCGGCGCTCTCGCCGCCCGCGGCCTCCTCGCCGACCGGGTCGCGCCCGGGCCACGGCAGCGCGGCCCCGTAGGGGTTGGCCGGATCGGTGGCGGCGAGCACGAGCGCCTCGAGCGCGGGGGCCGCGTCGGGGTCGCGCGCGTAGGTGCGCAGCCGGTCGACCGTGGCGGGCGTCGCGAACTGGGCGGCGCCCAGCCGGTCGACGAAGTAGCCGCGGCGCACCGAGCCCGACTCCTCCATGCGGGCGAGCACCTTGTAGAGCAGCGCGAAGCCGCCGCGCACCTCCTCGGCCTGGGCGGCGCCGCGGGTGACGACGCCGTGCCGCTCGAGCATGCTGTCGGCGAGGTGCGCGGCCCGCCGGGTGGCGTCGGCGTCGCGCTCGGGCAGCAGCGACCAGCGGCCGGCGGCCGTCGGCGGGCCGGCCTGCATGACGGCGGTCGGGCGGGAGTACCCGCGGTAGGCGCGGAGTCGGGGTGCCCGGCGCCCGCTCGACCTCACCGGACCGCCGAGCATCGCGCGCACGGGCGCGAGCGTGTCGTTCGTGAGCCGCCCCGCCCAGACGAGCTGCCAGAGGTCGTCGACGAGCGAGGCGTCGTCGGTCGAGCCCACGGCGTTCGACAGCTGCCGGAAGAAGAAGCCCCCGCCCCCCGAGAGCGCATCGAGGATGCCCTGCTGCCGCTCGCTCGGAGCCTCATCGACCACGTCCTCGAGCGACAGCGGCGCGACCCCGGCGAGGTGCAGGCTGATCCAGCCGTCGCTGCCGGGCAGGGAGCCCGACCCGGCCCAGACGAGCTCGCCGCTGGCCGTCAGCTCGTCGAGCCACGCCGGCGAGTAGTCGCGCACGCGGCTCGGCAGCACGAGCGTCTCCCACGCGGAGGCCGGCAGCGCGAGCCCCTGCAGCTGCTCGACGGCCTGCAGCACCCCGTCGATGCCGCGCAGCGCGCCGCCGCGGCGGGCGGCGGGCCGTGCGGCCGAACCCGTGGCCGAGGAGCGGCCCGCGCGCGCTCCGGCACCGCCCGAGCCCGGAGCGCCGGGATCGTCGCGACCGGCGCCGCGCGGCGCGGCCCCGAGCCCCGGCTCGCCCGCGGCCGCGCTGCCGACGTGCTGCCAGGCGGGCAGGAACCGGGCGAGCGTGCCGGCCGTGACCGGCTCGATCTCCTTGCGCAGAGCGGCGAGGCTGCGCGAGCGCAGCCGGCGCAGCACCTCGGCGTCGACCCACTCGGTGCCGCTCGCCCCGGGGCGGAACTCGCCCTCGATGACCCGGCGGTCGGCGGCGAGACGGCGCAGCGCGTCGACGACGACGGCGACGCCGAAGCCGAAGCGCGCGGCGACCTCGCTCGCGGCGAAGGGCGCGTGGGTGCGGGCGAAGCGGGCGACGAGGTCGCCGACGGGGTCGGGCACGGGGTCGAGGAAGGCCGAGGGCACGCCGTGCGGCACCGGGGTGCCGAGGGCGTCGCGCAGGCGGGCGGCGTCCTCGACGCCGGCGTAGCGCTGCTCGCCGGTGAGCGTGACGCCGAGCACGCGGTTCGCGCGCGTCAGCTCGGCGAGCCAGGTCTCGACGTCGGCGCCGTCGACGGTGCGCAGCCGCAGCTCGTCGAGGCTCAGCGGGCCGAGGATGCGCAGCAGGTCGACGACGCCCTCGGCGTCCTTCGCGCGGCGATCGGGGGCGAGGCGCTGCAGCTCGGCCTCGGTCTGCGCGATGACGGCCGGGTCGAGCACCTCGCGCAGCTCGGCGCGGCCGAGCAGCTCGGCCAGGAGGGTCGGGTCGATGCTGAGCGCGGCGGCGCGCCGCTCGGCGAGAGGGCTGTCGCCCTCGTAGAGGAAGGCGGCGACGTAGCCGAAGAGCAGCGAGCGGGCGAAGGGCGAGGGGCTCGGCGTCTCGACCTCCACGAGCCGCAGCTCGCGCCGAGCGATCTGCGCGGTCAGCTCGGTGAGAGAGGGCAGGTCGTAGACGTCGCTCAGCACCTCGCGCACCGTCTCGAGCACGATCGGGAAGCTCGGGAACTCGCGCGCGACCTCGAGCAGCTGGCTCGCGCGCTGGCGCTGCTGCCAGAGCGGGCTGCGCTGCCCGGGATTGCGGCGGGGCAGCAGCAGGGCGCGGGCCGCGCACTCGCGGAACCGGCTCGCGAAGACGGACGAGCCGCCGACCTCGGCGGTGACGATCTCGGCGAGCTCCTCGCCGTCGAAGAGGAACAGCTCGGCGCCGGGCGGCTCGGCCTCGGTGTCGGGCAGCCGCACCACGATGCCGTCGTCGGCCGCGATCGCGGCGCCGTCGAAGCCGTGCCGCTCGCGGATGCGCGAGGAGATGGCGAGGGCCCACGGGGCGTGCACCGCGAGCCCGTAGGGCGAGTGCAGCACGACCCGCCAGTCGCCGAGCTCGTCGCGGAACCGCTCGACGACGAGGGTCGAGTCGGTGGGCAGCTGGCCGGTGGCGCCCTGCTGCTCCGCCAGCAGGGCCTCGAGGTTGCCGATGGCGCGGTCGTCGAGACCCGCGGCCTGCAGGCGCTCGCGCCGGGCATCCGGCCTCGCCGCCGCGAGCTCGCGCGTCGTCTCGCCGAGCGCGCGCCCGAGCTCGGCCGGGCGGCCCAGGCCGTCGCCGCGCCAGAAGGGCACCTTGCCGGGCTGCCCGAACGCGGGGGTGACGACGACGCGGTCGTGCGTGATCTCCTCGATGCGCCAGCTCGTGGCGCCGAGCGCGAAGACGTCGCCGACGCGCGACTCGTAGACCATCTCCTCGTCGAGCTCGCCGACGCGGCGGCCGACACCCTCGCCCGCGAGGTAGACGCCGAAGAGCCCGCGGTCGGGGATGGTGCCGCCGCTCGTCACGGCGAGCCGCTGCGCGCCCGGGCGGCCGGTGAGCTGTCCGCTCACGCGATCCCACACGATGCGCGGACGCAGCTCGGCGAAGCGGTCGCTCGGGTAGCGGCCGCTCAAGAGGTCGAGCACGGCGTCGTAGGCCGAGCGCGGCAGGGTCGCGAAGGGGGCGCTGCGGCGCACGGTCTCGAACCACTCCTCGATGTCGGCGCTCTCGAGCGCGACGTGGGCGACGGTCTGCTGCGCGAGCACGTCGAGCGGGTTCGCCGGCACGCTCAGCTGCTCGATGCGCCCGCCGAGCATCCGCTCGCTCGTCACCGTCGCGTGCAGCACGTCGAGCCGGTGCTTCGGCATCATCACGCCGCGGCTGATCTCGCCCACCTGGTGGCCGGCGCGGCCGAGCCGCTGCAGCCCGCTCGCGACGCTCGGCGGCGCCTCCACCTGGATCACGAGGTCGACGGCGCCCATGTCGATGCCGAGCTCGAGGCTGCTCGTCGCGACGACGCAGCGCAGGATGCCCGACTTCAGCGCATCCTCGATATCGGCCCTCTGCTCCTTGCTCACCGAGCCGTGGTGGGCGCGCGCCAGCAGGGGGGCGGCCTCGTCCGGCTCGCCCTCGGGCCGCGCAGCCGCGAGCCGGTCGGCCTGGATCTCGTTGAGCCTCGCGGTGAGCCGTTCGGCGAGGCGCCGGGAGTTCGCGAACACGATCGTCGACCGGTTCTCGAGCACCCGGTCGACGATGTCCTCCTCGACGTGGGGCCAGATCGACGGCGTCGCGGGGGCGCCGGAGCTGCTGCCGCCCTCGTCCTCGTCCGTCATGGGCGGCGGGGCCGTCATGTCGTCGACGGGCACGACGACCCGCAGGTCGAAGGTCTTCGTCGAGGGCGGCTGCACGATCGTGACCGGTGTGCTGCCGCCGAGGAACCGCGCGACCTCCTCGACCGGGCGCACGGTGGCCGAGAGGCCGATGCGCTGCACGGGCTGCGCGAGCCGAGCATCCAGCCGTTCGAGGCTCAGCGCCAGGTGCGCGCCGCGCTTCGTGCCGGCGACGGCGTGCACCTCGTCGACGATGACGGTGCGCACGCCGTCGAGCGTCTCGCGCGCGCTCGAGGTGAGCATGAGGTACAGGCTCTCGGGCGTCGTGATGAGGATGTCGGGCGGCGAGGTCTGCAGCGTGCGGCGCTCGGCGCTCGGGGTGTCGCCCGAGCGCACGCCGACGGTGACGGACGGCGGCTCCGAGCCGAGGCGGCGGGCCGTCTGGGTCACGCCGATGAGGGGCGAGCGCAGGTTGCGCTCGACGTCGACGCCGAGCGCCTTGAGCGGCGAGATGTAGAGCACGCGGGTGCGCTGCCGCGGGTCCTCCGGCGGGCCCTCGGCGACGAGCCGGTCGATCGCCCAGAGGAAGCTCGCGAGCGTCTTGCCCGAGCCCGTCGGCGCGACGACGAGCGCGTGGCGACCGGTCGAGATCGCGTCCCAGGCGCCGAGCTGCGCGGGCGTCGGCGCGGGGAACGCGCCGGAGAACCACTCGCGCGTCGCGGGAGCGAAGCGCTCGAGCACGGCGGCGGCGTCGGGCTCGGTCATCCGCTCATCATGCCCCCGACCGCCGACACCGCGCTGGGCGGCGTTCAGCCGGCGCTCGGGCGGTAGAAGGGTCGCAGGAAGGCGAGCACGTCGGCGAGCTCCGGCTCGCTCACGCCGTGCCCGAGCCCCTCGTAGATGCGCTCCGTCAGCTCGACGTGCTCCGGCAGCCAGCGCTGCGTCGCCTCGACGAACGCGCCGGGGATGACCTCGTCGCGGGTGCCGCGTCCCCAGAACACGGGCGGGCGCGCGGCCGCGAGCCGGGCATCCGCCGGTGCCTCGCCCGGCACGACGAAGCCGGCCAGATTGACGGCGTAGGCGAAGCGCTCGGGGGCGTGGCGCAGCAACTGCATGCTCACGGCAGCGCCCTGGCTGAAGCCGAGCAGCCCCACGCTCGTCGCCTGCTGGCCGTCGAGCCAGTGCAGCACCCCGCGCGCGGCGGCGTCGGCGCCGTCGGCCCGGTCGGCGCTGAGACTCGGGTCGAGGGCGTACCAGGCGTAGCCGAGCCCCTCGCGCAGCGGCGCCCGCAGGCTCGCGATGACGGGCTGCAGCGGCAGGTGCGGGGCGAGGCCGAAGAGGTCGCCCTCGTGGCTGCCGTAGCCGTGCAGCAGCACGAGCAGCGGGCGGCCCGCGCGCTCGGCGGCCGGCGCCGACCACATGATGGCGGACTCGTCGATCAGCTGCATCGCGCTCATGCGGCCATCGTGGCAGTCCCGGCTGGATGCCCGGCGGCGGCCGCGACCGGGCCCCCGCTCGACGGCGCGGGGCGCGCGGCCCCGGGCGGCGACGGTTTCGGGTGAGAATGGGGGTCATGTCGAACACGCGCACCCCCGACCCGAACCCCGGCTGGTTGTCGGACGACGAGCTCGAGCAGATCCGGCGCCGCCTGCCGCTGCTCTACGTCGAGGCCGTGCCGGTGCGCGTGGACGGCATGGGCCAGGTCACCGAGGTGGGCGTGCTGCTGCGCGTGAACCCCGCCGGCTCGATGACCCGCACGCTCGTGTCGGGCCGCGTCATGTACGGCGAGACCCTGCGCGATGCGCTGTTCCGCCATCTCGAGAAGGATCTCGGGCCGATGGCGTTCCCGCAGCTGCCGATCTCGCCGACCCCGTTCCACGTCGCCGAGTACTTCCCGATGCCGGGCGTCTCGCGCTTCCACGACGACCGCCAGCACGCCGTCTCCCTCGCCTACGTCGTGCCCGTCACCGGCACGTGCGACCCGCGGCAGGACGCCCTCGAGCTCACCTGGCTCACGCCGGAGGAGGCGGCCTCCGAGCGCGT contains these protein-coding regions:
- a CDS encoding thermonuclease family protein → MRASLPLVLLGGALALLSGLQGCAGVTIGDATTAERGRATDGPGDGGGEVTAGGTGTVVSITDGDTLRLDVDGVELRVRLIGVDTPEVRDPVECFGAEATAALTALAPVGSTVGYAYDLDPQDQYGRELMYLRTADGHVINLALVEQGAGRAVLFEPNDQIWPALQQAEADARAAGLGLWGAC
- a CDS encoding Fpg/Nei family DNA glycosylase produces the protein MPEGDTVHRAARRLHEALAGRTVVRCDVRVPQYATVDLSGEPVHDVVARGKHLLMRIGTTTVHSHLKMEGSWHVYRPGARWRRPAFEARMVLEVGAAPGDEQGWQAVGFALGELEIAPTAQEDDMVGYLGPDPLGPDWDRTLALARLTADPARPIGLALLDQRIIAGLGNDYRNETLFLRGVLPETPVGEVDAAAAVDLAVRLIRANRDRVERTTTGDTRRGRRLWVAHRERQPCRRCGTPVRQGTLGDTALTERMTWYCPSCQR
- a CDS encoding Lhr family helicase → MTEPDAAAVLERFAPATREWFSGAFPAPTPAQLGAWDAISTGRHALVVAPTGSGKTLASFLWAIDRLVAEGPPEDPRQRTRVLYISPLKALGVDVERNLRSPLIGVTQTARRLGSEPPSVTVGVRSGDTPSAERRTLQTSPPDILITTPESLYLMLTSSARETLDGVRTVIVDEVHAVAGTKRGAHLALSLERLDARLAQPVQRIGLSATVRPVEEVARFLGGSTPVTIVQPPSTKTFDLRVVVPVDDMTAPPPMTDEDEGGSSSGAPATPSIWPHVEEDIVDRVLENRSTIVFANSRRLAERLTARLNEIQADRLAAARPEGEPDEAAPLLARAHHGSVSKEQRADIEDALKSGILRCVVATSSLELGIDMGAVDLVIQVEAPPSVASGLQRLGRAGHQVGEISRGVMMPKHRLDVLHATVTSERMLGGRIEQLSVPANPLDVLAQQTVAHVALESADIEEWFETVRRSAPFATLPRSAYDAVLDLLSGRYPSDRFAELRPRIVWDRVSGQLTGRPGAQRLAVTSGGTIPDRGLFGVYLAGEGVGRRVGELDEEMVYESRVGDVFALGATSWRIEEITHDRVVVTPAFGQPGKVPFWRGDGLGRPAELGRALGETTRELAAARPDARRERLQAAGLDDRAIGNLEALLAEQQGATGQLPTDSTLVVERFRDELGDWRVVLHSPYGLAVHAPWALAISSRIRERHGFDGAAIAADDGIVVRLPDTEAEPPGAELFLFDGEELAEIVTAEVGGSSVFASRFRECAARALLLPRRNPGQRSPLWQQRQRASQLLEVAREFPSFPIVLETVREVLSDVYDLPSLTELTAQIARRELRLVEVETPSPSPFARSLLFGYVAAFLYEGDSPLAERRAAALSIDPTLLAELLGRAELREVLDPAVIAQTEAELQRLAPDRRAKDAEGVVDLLRILGPLSLDELRLRTVDGADVETWLAELTRANRVLGVTLTGEQRYAGVEDAARLRDALGTPVPHGVPSAFLDPVPDPVGDLVARFARTHAPFAASEVAARFGFGVAVVVDALRRLAADRRVIEGEFRPGASGTEWVDAEVLRRLRSRSLAALRKEIEPVTAGTLARFLPAWQHVGSAAAGEPGLGAAPRGAGRDDPGAPGSGGAGARAGRSSATGSAARPAARRGGALRGIDGVLQAVEQLQGLALPASAWETLVLPSRVRDYSPAWLDELTASGELVWAGSGSLPGSDGWISLHLAGVAPLSLEDVVDEAPSERQQGILDALSGGGGFFFRQLSNAVGSTDDASLVDDLWQLVWAGRLTNDTLAPVRAMLGGPVRSSGRRAPRLRAYRGYSRPTAVMQAGPPTAAGRWSLLPERDADATRRAAHLADSMLERHGVVTRGAAQAEEVRGGFALLYKVLARMEESGSVRRGYFVDRLGAAQFATPATVDRLRTYARDPDAAPALEALVLAATDPANPYGAALPWPGRDPVGEEAAGGESADGPAAGSSAVAGSSAVAGPAGASPARTATSIATTTAPRAPRSATAHRPGRKAGSLVLLVDGHLAAYLERGGKTVLTFSDDAAVLEAAAVELAAVVRARLRSLRVERVNGESAFGTPFAEALAAAGFVATPQGLRLRV
- a CDS encoding alpha/beta hydrolase, translated to MSAMQLIDESAIMWSAPAAERAGRPLLVLLHGYGSHEGDLFGLAPHLPLQPVIASLRAPLREGLGYAWYALDPSLSADRADGADAAARGVLHWLDGQQATSVGLLGFSQGAAVSMQLLRHAPERFAYAVNLAGFVVPGEAPADARLAAARPPVFWGRGTRDEVIPGAFVEATQRWLPEHVELTERIYEGLGHGVSEPELADVLAFLRPFYRPSAG
- a CDS encoding NUDIX hydrolase family protein, with protein sequence MSNTRTPDPNPGWLSDDELEQIRRRLPLLYVEAVPVRVDGMGQVTEVGVLLRVNPAGSMTRTLVSGRVMYGETLRDALFRHLEKDLGPMAFPQLPISPTPFHVAEYFPMPGVSRFHDDRQHAVSLAYVVPVTGTCDPRQDALELTWLTPEEAASERVVAEMEGGRGVLLRSALASVGALP